The genomic region CGACGTCATCAAGGTCGTGTCCTGTTCTCTAACTCATCCCTAGCTGCAACTTTGATTTCAGAAATATATAGATTGTCAGTTAGTTATTGTGTAGATCTAGTGCATGTGCGAAACAAAGATTGTTCTGCTAATTGTGATTCGTTCAGTTTGTTCTTGTGTATAATATCAAACAGGTGTCATTTTGTTTAATTTGATTTGTTTGTTTGGTAATTCCGTATAAATCTACTGTGATTTCTCTCTTGCTGTAAGGTTTGGGCAGTGTGGGTGTCGATGTAGATTGGAACAATATAAGTAACGTATTTTGTCTTACCGGAACAATGTAAGTAAGTGGGGATCCCAACCTTTTATTTATTTACCGTGTTTAATGAGTTTACCACTAAGATAGTAATTTAAATCCACGTTGATTCATTGCTCTTGTAAAATTTTGATAATTGTGCTGACAAACCAAATCTGGAGCATTTGCAGCCATGcacatgcacattatctttactgTGTGGCATCACCTTTTTTTTGTTTCTGCTTTTTTCTGATAGCATAGGATTTTCTACCCTCAGGTTGTTTTTTCATGTTCTGCACATCTTCGCTGGTTGCGCCTTGGCGTTATAGTGATTAGTAATATTGCTTGGCTGAAGGAAGCATGCAGAACATTTGCGAGACTTATATTTTTTCCTGCCGTGTCATATTGGCACAAACGTACATAGAGCACGCTGATGCATAAGTATGCTCTTTGCTAGTATCAATCTACGCATTGTTGTAATATATGACCTGTTTGTAGTAGAGAGGGGTTTGATCTTGAATTGTGATGACGATCTCATCATCTTGGTCTGGTGCAGTCTTCCTGGCGTGGCTTCATCTCTGACTGGGTGTGTATGCGGCATGGCTTGCCTTCTGGGAGAAGCACCATTTGTAGATGCTCCGCCTAAGCGGCGACAACCAAGCCGATCTACTCATGCTTCTCCAATGTCAACCAGGGACAGGCTGCTGCGGATTGAGCCACTACCGCGTCGCGACATGAATGCCAGGTCCATGTCTTGCTCATCTAGTGTGTAGAAGTTTTCCCCTGTTTTGTGACTCGAGAATAGCCATATTTAGTAGTCCTGCTAAAGTGCAAATAGGGATTCACCAACAGCCATACTAGTGTGTAATACTACTGTAGATTTGTAGTTGATCAATGTGTGCTTTGACTCGATTTTGCTCAGGTCTCGGTGATGTTGTGGTTGTGGTGGGTCCTCCAGTGGTGGTGCTGACCTCCAGGGGTGCTGTGGTGGTGGTGCTGTCCACCGGATCTCCTGCTGGTGCTGCCGGCGTCCGCGTCGCTGAGCTGCTGCTGCTGGCGTCGACTATGACATGCTGCCCCTGCCTTCTTCGACTGGGACCTCTCCTACAGCACTGTGTCCCCACCGGCATGCCACAGAAGGTCTCTCATTCTCTCTCGATTACTCCCTATTTTCCTTGAACTGCAACTTGTAtgtatttttgtgtagaaatgcgGTTCGATTTTGTTTACTACCTTGCTGTGATGTAAAGGTGTTAGATTCAAGTgttttctggttgcatcatacatATTGGTATTTGGTATGTGCTGTCCACCACAAAAATGGTTGTTTTGCTAAGAAGATAAATTGATTGACTATGAGGAGATACCAGAATTGTATACCACTGTACTTGGCTGTTTTTCCAGTTTGTTGCGGTACACAATAGTCTTGATATACATATGCACCATTGTAGATCATTCATCTGCACTGAAACTTAAGCCTTTCTGTCATGTGGGGCCAGATTTATAGGCGCAAGAGCCCTGTCCACCCTAGTTCTGTCCTAGTTTAATTATAGAGTCCTTCTAGATTTAGGTTAAAGAGTCTGGGTCTTAGTTGGAAAGgtttagtcccgaagaaggttaCCCTGCCAACACCCAATTAGAGTTGGAGTCTGTCACGTCATTGTAATAGGCTACTTATAGCCACCCCTATGCGATCAATGAGAACAACCAGAAAATAATCTATCTTCTCACCTCGTGCACCTGCGCCTTGCGCCCCCTCCTCACCTCTTCCTCCAACCATAGGCCGACGAGAGTTCCGCCCTTGCCCTACGACCTCCCACGACTACAACCTCCGGTCTAATCCAACCCCAGCCCGTGACACTTTCTCTACTTTGAGGATtaaataagtactccctccatccaaaaaaacttgtccctcaaatggatgtatctagcaccaagttggtgctagatacatccatttgagaaacAAACTtagacaagctttttcggacggagggagtagtaagtagtggAGTTGACGTTTGATCCCTAGGTGATGATGAACATGTGAGTATGTAGTCTTTGTTGTACGTATGTGTTTCGCTGGAATGATTTCCAGAGCAAAACAATGCTACATCCCTTGTTTACTCTTGATAGGCATGTCTTGATTGATCTGGTTCACTAGTCACTGGTCTTGGTTAATTTGGTTCTAGTAATTGTTGCAGTTTAGTAAGTCCTTGCTTTGTTTTGCTCTACTTGGCTTGATTAGGTGCTCGATCAAGTAGATTGGCTACtgttttagttttatttatttattagaatCATTGGTAGGCTGAACTGATCAATTGGTAGCATAATATGATGATTTTCTCAAATACCAGTCCTTGGTAGGTTTTGAGGTAGTCGATGGTCATTTTGCTCAAACTTGACTGCATATTGATCATGTGCTTGACTATATGGCTCTGTCCTGGTTTTGGTTGAGTTTATTAATCTGAACCTTAACCAGAATTTCATTTAATGTGGCTTAACCTGGAGATTGAGTCCTTCATATTTAATAGTACTACCTAAATACCCGTGCGCTGCTACGGAAAAACAAACAATTTCACTTCATGAAGATGCGCCTGAAACGTGATATATGTAGTTCTCGACTATCAAGATAATGGTTGGTGTTCTTTCTCCGATAACTTCTTTGTTGGCAACCAACACATGACCTTCTGCCTCTCCATTTTTTTGATTTCTTGCCATCCCCATTTTCCACCTAGGGTGTTCGTCTTTTGTTCTCCAACTCTTAGCTGTTGCAAAAA from Triticum aestivum cultivar Chinese Spring chromosome 4A, IWGSC CS RefSeq v2.1, whole genome shotgun sequence harbors:
- the LOC123087895 gene encoding uncharacterized protein yields the protein MPGLGDVVVVVGPPVVVLTSRGAVVVVLSTGSPAGAAGVRVAELLLLASTMTCCPCLLRLGPLLQHCVPTGMPQKVRFWIKSVLLENEMVVRTKRNKGLTCLARLLSMRLIASGCLGVQVLAAAAAAALAVAYIMFWSW